The DNA segment AAGTATCCAACCATCTCTATATTTTACACACAGTCTGCCACATCTCTCTAACCTAATGTTGAGAAATCTGGTACTTctatatgtgtagctcaataaatatgaccaagagtttgCATCAATCtacattaataatttattgttcctaaTAACCTGTATTTCTTTTAAATAGCATTGTAATCGGACACTTTCTTTAGGTACAATTGTTTTTATTAAGATGAGTATAATTTGCTTAGAAGTACATGATAAGATCTGTATTTTCTTTTCAAATTCttcaatgttttaaaacaaaacacaTCTCTAAACAATGAATCTATAGTCATGATGAACCTGTACCTgtggatgtgctgctgctgtCTAGTGTGATCTGCTTTAGAGCCAACTTGTCTATCTGGATGCCTGGCGCTATATTTGAATTTATAGAAGAACTAGTTCCCTCTGAAGATCCCAGAGTTGTTGGTTCTGTAACAAGCGATGGAACCAATGACACATTTTCAGTTTGCAGTCCTAAAGAGGGAATGGTAGTGGCTGTGCCACCGGTAGCTGGTGCTGGGACTGATGACAGATCACTTAGCATTGGCTCAGCAGCTAATGGTGGAAATGATACTGATGCAGCAGGCGTTTCTGCCGTCATCACATGTTCAGCAGAGAGCGCGGCTGAAGCTGGACCCGTTGTCGCTAAACCTCCAGCCAGCGGCTCCGCTGGTGTTCTAGCTGCCTCCTCCATTTTAGCTGCTTCTGCAGCCTTGCTCTCCATCTCCTCCATCCGTCGCTGCACCATCGCCGGCATCAGCTTCACGTAGGTGCCCATGAGGCGATGATTGGAGCGGATTAATTTGCTAGCACAGTTGTCTACACAGCGCTCCTGAAAATCAGAACAACTTGTAAGTGACTGTTCATATTTTCAGGTTCACAATTTAAAGGAAATGTAAATCAGACTGAATTTACAAtaatggcaacagaaataaaataatagatttaAATTAGATGGTTATAAATTCATATCAACTACTTATGAAATATGAAACTACGTTTTGGACGTAATTAAAAATGTTGTGATTTATACAGTAGAAATCTGAACCTCAATTTCACATtaagaaatgttgttttttttttttttgttactgtgaATAGATGACTAGTATAAACTAAACCAATCTCCCAAAAGGTAAGCCTGtcaatttaattttatcaaaaaTAAATCAATGTTAGCGGCTCGCCCAGTTGAATCGCAGAGCAACGCATCAACAAAAGGAATCACCTCAATCACTGTCTGCTGGCTGCTTTGGGGTGTGtctcttaaaaacaaatattggaTGGTACCAAGGTCATTTTTTAAGCTTGTGTCCTTGTAATGTATGATAGTCAATATCctagttattgtgacagaccaTTAACTTCATGCAGTCTGAAAATCAGCTTATATTTTACTCTAGGGTTTGgcgatattgtattgtattgtaattgtaaagtatttagattttttttctattttaactaTATGTGTGAATCTCGATTACAATTTAGTTTGAATTtttacagcagcatttaaggtgatgTGAAAGCTACTGTTTCCTTtacattgtttttatatatttttttctaacaaattgtagctatatatatatatatatatatatatatatatatatatatatatatatatatatatatatatatatacagtaattcagttaatCAGATGAATTCAATTAACCCCCACAGGTCTGTTTTACTGCCTTAGGTTTTTACAACAACAGATATTTTGACAAGTGTCTGGGATGAGTTGAGTGTAGGGTTGCCATTCATCCCATAATATACAAAATTGTTCTTTATTTGGCAATCAAATGCCTGCGATTTGTTCTATATTCCCATAAATGTTCAATACACGTGTCTGTCTTACACATACATCAACACTAAATGTAATAATGATACATAATTATCACTTTTGTTATATATGTGATTTTAGTGCATGAGACATGGCTCGTTTTTGTAGACTATTGTGGTTTCTTTAGGAtgttaaattaaacaaatgataatttatgtaatatac comes from the Astyanax mexicanus isolate ESR-SI-001 chromosome 20, AstMex3_surface, whole genome shotgun sequence genome and includes:
- the timm10b gene encoding mitochondrial import inner membrane translocase subunit Tim10 B, translating into MDADSQLRNLRDFLLVYNRMTEICFQRCTANFNYRNLTMDEERCVDNCASKLIRSNHRLMGTYVKLMPAMVQRRMEEMESKAAEAAKMEEAARTPAEPLAGGLATTGPASAALSAEHVMTAETPAASVSFPPLAAEPMLSDLSSVPAPATGGTATTIPSLGLQTENVSLVPSLVTEPTTLGSSEGTSSSINSNIAPGIQIDKLALKQITLDSSSTSTGTGSS